A genomic window from Blastococcus saxobsidens DD2 includes:
- a CDS encoding IclR family transcriptional regulator produces the protein MQSVDRAVSILQVLARRGSVGVTEIAGELGMHKSTAFRLLATLEARGLVEQNAERGRYQLGYGVVQLAAGATKSAGLALLGLPICRELAETVGETVNVAVHDGRWVVSVDQVIGAAAVTTVNWVGQRSPMHATSAGKVFLAHMSPDQLDAAIAEDLERYTPHTVVDQDVLRHQLAIVRERGFASTSEEHEMGLAAIAAPVCSIDGGVVAAVTVSGPTFRVNEDTMPGLAKHVIAAAGEISQRNGHPKRG, from the coding sequence GTGCAGTCCGTCGATCGAGCTGTATCGATCCTTCAGGTTCTTGCGCGCCGTGGCAGCGTCGGCGTCACCGAGATCGCCGGCGAGCTGGGCATGCACAAGTCGACCGCCTTTCGGCTCCTCGCCACCCTGGAGGCCCGCGGGCTGGTCGAGCAGAACGCCGAGCGCGGGAGGTATCAGCTCGGCTACGGGGTGGTGCAGTTGGCTGCGGGAGCGACGAAGTCCGCGGGACTCGCCCTGCTCGGACTCCCCATCTGCCGAGAGTTGGCGGAGACGGTGGGCGAGACGGTGAACGTGGCGGTGCACGACGGACGGTGGGTCGTCAGCGTCGACCAGGTGATCGGCGCCGCGGCCGTGACGACCGTGAACTGGGTGGGCCAGCGCAGCCCCATGCACGCCACGTCGGCCGGCAAGGTGTTCCTGGCGCACATGTCGCCGGACCAGCTGGACGCCGCGATCGCCGAGGACCTGGAGAGGTACACCCCGCACACCGTGGTGGACCAGGACGTCCTCAGGCATCAGCTCGCGATCGTCCGCGAACGGGGCTTCGCCTCTACCAGCGAGGAGCACGAGATGGGCCTGGCAGCCATCGCGGCTCCGGTCTGCTCCATAGACGGCGGTGTGGTCGCAGCCGTCACCGTCTCCGGGCCCACGTTCAGGGTCAACGAGGACACGATGCCCGGCCTGGCCAAGCACGTGATCGCGGCGGCCGGCGAGATCTCGCAGCGCAACGGCCATCCCAAGCGCGGCTGA